The following is a genomic window from Mus pahari chromosome 1, PAHARI_EIJ_v1.1, whole genome shotgun sequence.
cttgtgcTTTTACCTGTTCCCAAGAATGAACTTTGTACCTCCCCCCTCCTACTAATGCTGCTTGTCACTAAAACTGACTTCCCCTTGCTAGATTTCTTTTCATCCAAATGTTGCACATTGATACTGACATCTTTGATCTGGATACCTTGTGTGAGCTTCTTTATCTTAGAATCATAGAGAGAGAATTCCAGGTCCCATGGCCTGTTGTACTTTATGGCttctatttgttctttaaaatgcttCAGATCCTGCCTTATCGAAGGAGCAATTTTGAAGTAGAACTTCAGCCCCAAGCTCAAGGTGTTGTCTGTTTTCAACATGTCAAATAAGAACTGTAAACTGAGAGTCACCTCTTCATAGTTCTCCGGATCCACCAGCTTTGCCACTTCTTTGTGTGTGGCCTCTCCCAGCTGACTCTGGTCCTCCTTCACAAGGAAGGACATGGCATAGAAAAATTCCTGGAAGCTGATGTGGCGAAAGCTGTAGAGTTTCTTGATGCCGAGCCCCTCTCGGTAGTCGATGCAGTTCAGAAAAGCAGTAAGGCTGGGGCCGTCTAAGCCATGCTTTCTGAGGACATCTTCCTCAAATAGCAGCCTCTGGTGCCGCATCCCCTCCGCTGCCAAGGAGCACAGACTCTTCAGTACCTTGTGCCTGGTAAGCTCAGAGCTGTCCCCATTGCCATCAGTGGGCAGAAAGGTGGACACATAAGCAGTGAAGATGTCTGTACTATTGCTAGGTGTCTCTGAGACTTCCTGGCCTCTCGCCATCTTCTTCTTCAGCCAGGAGCAGACCACCCAGCAAATGCCTGGAACCTGGCACGCTTTATAGAGAACAGCATTGTTTTGCACAAACTCAAGGGCGTTTTTCAATTGTTCCTTATCCGTAAAACAGGAGCTGAAAtatgtctccctctcctcctcagagaagcCTAAGACATGGACATGTCGCCGTTCACCCAACATGGGCTCCAGACTCGCCAAAGCTGGAGGCCGCGTGGTGATGAGAAGGGAGCATGGTACCTCCCTTCTCCTCATCAGAATGTGAAGTACGCGCTCGGCACGACTGGACTTCTGTAACTCATCATAGCCATCCAGGATGAACAGGAGCCGCTCAGGCTGCCTCAGAATCTCTGTGACTGGGGCTTGATCATCTCCACAACACCAGCAGATGAGGTTGGGCAGGTCACACTTGGGTAACAGGACCACTTCTCTGCAGCTCACGtagaaaacataatcaaactgGCCTGGGTACAGCTTCCCTTTGACCCAATCCTGCACCAGTTTTTTGACCAGGGTTGTCTTTCCAGTGCCCGCAGATCCTTGCATCACCACTATGGGCGGGGTTGAGTAGGACTCCGCCTCTGGAGCAAATAAAGTCTCCACATCGACAGGATCCAACTCCTGTTCCAGGTCAGAACGGGAAAGTGATCTGCGACTCCCTGAACTGGATGTGGCCACCAGAAGCAGCTTATTGTGACTGCTATTAACACCCCAATCTTGCCTCTCCTCCAAACAGCGCACGCGCTCCCGGTAGATTTCTCTGTAATCTGAGTAACACAAATGGGGTTTCGGGTGTTGAACATGAACAACAAAGGGCAAAAATCAACCCTTCAAACCCTGAGATTGCCCTTTAGTCTCATCTTCTACCCTCTCTAACTTGCATTGCTCTGAAGATTGTAGCTGTGGCTTCATGAAGTGAAGTTAccgtgcataagtgtgtgtgtgtgtgtgtgtgtgtgtgtgtgtgtgtgtatgtgtg
Proteins encoded in this region:
- the Nlrp10 gene encoding NACHT, LRR and PYD domains-containing protein 10, encoding MALARANSPQEALLWALNDLEENSFKMLKFHLRDVTQFHLARGELEGLSQVDLASKLISMYGAQEAVRVVSRSLQAMNLMELVDYLNQICLNDYREIYRERVRCLEERQDWGVNSSHNKLLLVATSSSGSRRSLSRSDLEQELDPVDVETLFAPEAESYSTPPIVVMQGSAGTGKTTLVKKLVQDWVKGKLYPGQFDYVFYVSCREVVLLPKCDLPNLICWCCGDDQAPVTEILRQPERLLFILDGYDELQKSSRAERVLHILMRRREVPCSLLITTRPPALASLEPMLGERRHVHVLGFSEEERETYFSSCFTDKEQLKNALEFVQNNAVLYKACQVPGICWVVCSWLKKKMARGQEVSETPSNSTDIFTAYVSTFLPTDGNGDSSELTRHKVLKSLCSLAAEGMRHQRLLFEEDVLRKHGLDGPSLTAFLNCIDYREGLGIKKLYSFRHISFQEFFYAMSFLVKEDQSQLGEATHKEVAKLVDPENYEEVTLSLQFLFDMLKTDNTLSLGLKFYFKIAPSIRQDLKHFKEQIEAIKYNRPWDLEFSLYDSKIKKLTQGIQIKDVSINVQHLDEKKSSKGKSVLVTSSISRRGEVQSSFLGTGKSTRKQKKASNGKSRGTEEPARGIRNGRLASREKGHMEMNDKEDGGVEGQEDEEGQTLKNDGEMIDKMNG